A genomic segment from Candidatus Hydrogenedentota bacterium encodes:
- a CDS encoding PhoPQ-activated protein PqaA family protein — MRHSRASFLVLLFTCLVAGLAAAGPLADFVNVPDPNYQYEITGTYDGDRYTAHFIRMTSQSWREGEVSPNLWTHWLSVYIPDDLQQSEVLLRIQGGKNTDGQPGPEHEWATIAVVTRSITAVLRTVPSQPLVFTGEDKGRVEDEIIALTFKYFSETKDPTWPLLLPMVKSVVRAMDTIQNFAATKLDTPAAVDAFVLTGASKRGWTTWLTGATDPRVKAIAPQVIDVLNMKPQMEYQKFSYGDYSQEIEDYSELDLMSLLTGPEGKPLLEVVDPYEYRDALTMPKLVMLGSGDQYWTVDAAKFYYPDLRGEKHLYYEPNADHGMGKKEDAVKTLTAFYNEVITDSPRPEFTWRLRDNGRYAVKPEEPPAAAYLWKADAPTRDFRLMTVGDVWKSAPIEADARGWYRGKVERPDKGFTAYYIELEYPSPLGFNYGFTTIMKLLEPKD, encoded by the coding sequence GTGAGACACAGCAGAGCTTCTTTCCTTGTCCTGTTGTTCACGTGCCTCGTCGCGGGTCTCGCCGCGGCAGGGCCGCTGGCGGATTTTGTTAACGTGCCCGACCCCAACTACCAGTACGAGATTACGGGGACGTACGACGGCGACCGCTACACGGCCCATTTCATCCGCATGACCTCGCAGTCCTGGCGCGAAGGCGAGGTATCTCCCAATCTGTGGACCCATTGGTTGTCCGTTTATATTCCCGACGACCTCCAGCAGTCGGAAGTGTTACTGCGCATCCAAGGCGGCAAGAACACCGACGGCCAGCCCGGACCCGAGCACGAATGGGCAACCATCGCGGTCGTGACGCGGTCGATCACCGCCGTGTTGCGCACGGTGCCCAGCCAGCCCCTTGTTTTCACAGGCGAGGATAAAGGCCGCGTCGAGGATGAGATAATCGCCCTCACGTTCAAATACTTCTCGGAGACCAAGGATCCGACATGGCCGCTCCTTCTTCCCATGGTGAAGAGCGTGGTCAGGGCCATGGACACCATCCAGAACTTTGCGGCCACAAAACTCGATACGCCGGCCGCCGTGGACGCGTTTGTGTTGACAGGCGCCTCCAAGCGAGGGTGGACCACCTGGTTGACCGGCGCGACGGATCCCCGCGTCAAAGCCATCGCTCCCCAGGTAATCGACGTGCTAAACATGAAACCCCAGATGGAATACCAGAAATTCTCCTACGGCGATTACAGCCAGGAAATCGAGGACTACTCTGAACTCGACCTTATGTCGCTGCTTACCGGTCCGGAAGGCAAGCCGCTGCTCGAAGTCGTCGACCCCTATGAATACCGCGACGCCCTGACCATGCCCAAGCTCGTCATGCTCGGGTCGGGCGATCAGTATTGGACAGTCGATGCCGCAAAGTTCTATTACCCGGACCTGCGCGGCGAGAAACACCTCTATTACGAACCCAACGCCGACCATGGCATGGGCAAGAAAGAAGACGCCGTGAAGACGCTCACGGCGTTCTACAACGAGGTGATCACCGACTCCCCGCGGCCTGAATTCACGTGGCGTTTGCGCGACAACGGCCGCTATGCCGTGAAACCCGAGGAACCGCCCGCCGCGGCGTATTTGTGGAAGGCCGACGCCCCCACGCGCGATTTCCGCCTCATGACCGTGGGCGACGTGTGGAAAAGCGCGCCCATCGAGGCCGATGCCCGCGGCTGGTATCGCGGTAAGGTCGAACGGCCCGACAAAGGATTCACGGCCTACTATATCGAACTCGAGTATCCCAGCCCGCTGGGCTTCAATTACGGCTTCACCACCATCATGAAACTGCTCGAGCCGAAAGACTGA